The nucleotide sequence GGATCCTGGGACGTCGCCAGCGTGTGCAACAGCTCCGGCGCCGCCTGCGTGGCGGCAATCTCGGTGGCGTGGATGCTCATGCCGAGCGCGACGATTACGGGCTGGCGTTCGGCCAGCGCCATGGCCGCCGGCTCATCGAGCGTGCGCGGGTCGGCCAGGCGCAGCGCGTTGGTCCGGATCTGATCGAGCCGGGCGATGTTCTCGGGCGACGACACGATCGCGGCGACCAGGCGCCGCCCTTCGGTGGTGGGTCCGGCGTCCACCAGCTCGACGCGATCGGACGCCGCCGCCACCGTCGTGAAGTATCTCTCCAGGGTGGGCCAGTCGGCGAGCTGGCCGTCGGCGCCCATGCGGAACCCGAACATCGCCTCCGGTGTCTGGATCGCCGGCGGCGCCACCGGCGACTGGGCGCCGAGCGACACCGAGAGAATGGACGCCAGGAGCAGGCCGATCGATCGTGCGCGCATGACGCGCGATCATAGCGCCTTCGCAACGGCGGGTCGCGCGTACAAAAAAGTGGGGTGCCGCGGTGGCACCCCAAGGGACTGTGAGGAACGAGGAAGGGCTACTTCGCGTCGCGCAGGGCTGGCCGCTCGAGTGCGGCGGGATTCTCTGTGGCCTTGGGGCCGTCACTGACCGGCGTCGTCGAGCGGGAGTCGATCCGCGCAAACAGCGCGGCAAGTCCAGCCTGCTGGGGGTCGTAGACACCCCATTCGTCTTTGGCGGGTCGCACGGGTTGAGAGTTGGTAATGGCCATAGTTGGTCTTCGGACAATCGAGGGAGACGCTGACCCATAGAGCAAGGCACGTGCCGGGAACCAGCCAGCCGCCGCTGGCCTCGGAACCTGTCGAATTGCCGTGATTTACCGGCTCGTCCCGAATTCCAGCATCGCCTGGGCGGCGCCGCCTCAGCCACGAATCACGTGGACACCCTTACATTTGTGGCGGGCTCCGGGACCGGCTGGGGACGGAGGCCGGGCCTTCTCCTCGGAGGTTCCGCTTTCTCGCTCTGGCACACGGGTTGCGTCCGCTCCCGGCATGATCGTGAGCTACCTCGGCACCAAGGGCGGCACCGGCACCACCACGCTCGCCGTGAACGGTGCCGCGGATATTCGCCGCCTTTCCCGGAAGCCGACCGTGATCGTGGACCTCAAGACCGGCCCCGGCGACGTCGCCCTGTTCCTCGGCCTGCGGCCGAGGCACACTGTCTTGAACGCCATTGACCATCTCTCCTGGCTGGATCCCGGCGCCATCTCGAAGTTCGTCATCCACCACGAGTGCGGCCTGCACGTGCTCGCCGCCGGCGACGAATTCGGCCGGCCGGCGTCGCGCGACGTGGACGGCGTCGAGCAAATGTTGCGCTGCCTCAACGCGCTGTACGACTTCGTGATTGTGGACGTCGGCAGCACCCTGAGCACCTGCGGCGCCATGGCCCTGCAGCTGTCGGAGACGGTGATGCTGGTGGCCAATCCCGACGTGCCCTGCCTGCGCAACCTGCAGCGGCTGATCGACGCCGTCAAGCTGACCGGCGTTGGTGGCGACCGCCTGAAGATCGTGCTGAACCGGGCCTCCGAGTTCGGCGTGCTGTCGACCGGGCAGATCGAGCGCGTGCTCGGGCTGAACATCGACTACAGCGTCAACAGCGACTACCGGACGGTGGCCTCGGCGGTGAACTCGGGGGTGCCGGTGTCCACCATGCGCGCCCCGGCCGAGCTCCACCACCAGCTGGACGCCATGGCCCGGGCGCTGTGCGGCGCACACGCCGGCCGCGGGCGCCATGAAGCGGGGCCCGGCGCGGAGGATGAGGAAGCCGGGGTAGAAACCCGGCACCAGCTCTAGGGCCTGGCGTACTCCGCCGTGACCTTGGTGGTAATGCCGCCGCGGGCGGTGAAGTCGCCCACCACGGTCATCCGGCGAGGGGCGCAGGCGCCGACCAGGTCGTCCAGAATCTGGTTGGTGGCCGCCTCGTAGAAAATTCCCTTGTTCCGGAACTCCAGCAGATAGTATTTGAGAGACTTGAGTTCGATGCATCGGGCGTCCGGCACGTAGCGGATGCGGATGACACCGAAGTCGGGTAACCCCGTCTTCGGGCACATCGACGTAAACTCGGGGCAGTCGATCGCGATCTCGAATTCACGCTCGGGCCGCGGGTTGGGAAACGTCTCGATGGTCGACGCGGTAGACATGGTGATCAGTCTACGGCAAAAGGATGCAGTCTTCGGATCGGCGGCGATTGACAGCCCCCAAGGTCGGGGTTAGCATACACGCCGCCAACATTGACCCTGGGGGACACGATGGACGAAGCCCGGAGGATGGGCAAGTCGGAGCTTTTTTCACACTTCGCCGAACGGTTCGACATCAAGCGTACGCAGTCGCGCGAGTTCTTCGACGAGCTGGCGATCCTGTGCGAGAAGGAACTGAAGCGCACCGGTGAATTCGTGATCCCCGGTATGGTGAAGCTCGTCGTACAGCACCGGAAGGCCCGGACCGGCCGCAACCCGGCCACCGGCCAGCCGATCGAAATCGCCCCCAAGACCGTGGTCAAGGCGAGAATCGTCAAGCAGCTGAAAGACGCCATTCTTCCCAAGAAGGCAAAGTAACGGACTGGCGAGGGACCTACTTCTTGATCTTCCTCGCCAGCTCCCGGATTTCCAGCCGTTCCATCTTGAACTTCAGCGTGCTCAACGGCACGCCCAGGTAGCGCGCCGTCTGCGTGACGTTCCAGGCGTTGCGCTCGAGCGCCCGCACCAGGAAGTTGCGCTCGAAGGTCCCCAGCGCGCGATCGAGCAGGCTGGTGTCCGACTTGGTGCGATCGAGCTCCACCACGTGGAACTCGAACGGCAGGTCCTCATCCGTGATCCATTCGTGGTCCGAGACCGCGACCAGCCGCTCAATCAGGTTCTCCAGCTCGCGGATGTTCCCCGGCCACCAGTAGTGCGACAGCATGCGCAGCGTCGATTCCGCGATGCCGCGGACCGGCTTGTGGAAGCGCGCGCTGTAGCGGCGGAGGAAGAAGTCGGCCAGCACCGGGATGTCGTCGATGCGCTCGCGCAACGGCGGTAGCCGGACGGGAATCACGTTGATCCGATAGAAGAGGTCCTCGCGGAAGGTCCCGTCCTTCACCGCCCGCTCGAGGTCGACGTGGGTGGCCGCGATCAGCCGGAACGCGGTGCGCACCGGCCGCGTGCCGCCGACCCGCTCCACTTCGCCTTCCTGGATGGCGCGCAGGAGCTTGGCCTGCAGGTCGGACTTGAGGTCGCCGATCTCGTCGAGGAACAGCGTGCCGCCGTTGGCGAGCTCGAACTTGCCGATGCGCTGCTGCACGGCGCCGGTGAAGGCGCCCTTCTCGTGACCGAAGAGCGTGCTCTCGACCAGCTCGCGCGGGATGGCGGCGAGGTTGACCGCCACAAACGCCGCCTCCGGATTCGCCGACTCGCGGTGGAGGAGCCGGGCCAGCAGTTCCTTGCCGGTGCCGCTCTCGCCCAGGATCAGCACGGTGGCCGACAGCTTCGCCACCTTGTGCACCGTCTCGAGCACGTCCTTCAGCGCGGTGCTCGGGCCGGTGATGAAGTCGCGGCCCCCCGCCTCGCCGGCCGCGTCCTGCAGCGTCAGCACGTGGCGATTGAGGTCCTGGCGCTCGCCGGCATGGCGCACCAGCGCGCGGAACACGTCGGGGTCGGCGTCCTTGGTGAGGAAGTGGTAGGCGCCCAGCTTGATCGCGCTGACCGCGCCGTCAACGTCGGGCGCGGTCGAGGTCATGATCACCTCGACCAGCGGGAAGTTCTCCCGCACCACCTGCAGCAGGTCCAGCCCGGCGAGCGCCGGCAGCTGCATGTCAGCGACCAGCACGTCCACGTCCTCGCGGTCCATCAGCGCCAGGCCGGCTTCCGCGGACGAGGCGCGAATCACGCGGTAGTCGCGCCGCAAGGTCTGCGACAGGCGCTCGCGCGCCTCGTCTTGGGCGTCAATCACCAGCACGGTCTTGCGGCGGACCGACATCAAGAGGAGTATAAGGGGTCTGACCCCGGGACCAATTCAACCCCTATGACGAGTGTCTGGATCGTGGCGCTGGCGGCATTATCGGTGGCAGTGGTGGCGTACGCACAGGCCCGGCGGACCGCCCGCCAGCTGGCGCAGATCACGGAGATGTACTGGCAGCTCAAGTTCGACCATGGCGAGCTCAAGGCCAAAGTCGACCCGTCGACGCCTCCCGCGCCCAAGCCGAAAGAAACATTCGTCCCGCTGACGCAGCTGAAACGCTGACTTGCGAGGTTTACCCCGCCGAAGCCTTGGCGGAGGCGGGCGCTTGACCTTCCGTTCAGTTCCGAGCGACATTGAGGGGTTGGCCGCCTTCGCCGGAGGCTTCCTCTTGGCCAAGGCTCAGGAGGGCAAGACGGCTGGCGACGCTCGTGCGGCACCGCATTCATATCTGGTAACGGATCTATATGGCGAACGCATACGACGTGGTAGTGGTTGGCGCGGGGACTGGCGGGTACGTCGCGGCCATCCGCGCCGCGCAGCTCGGCCTCAAGGTGGCGGTGGTCGAAAAGCAGAAGGCGCTGGGCGGCACCTGCCTGATTTGGGGATGCATTCCCACCAAGGCCCTGCTCGAGCACGCGCACGCGCTCAAGGTCGCGCAGGGCGCGAAGGAATGGGGCCTGCTCGGTGTCGACGGCGCCGCCGTGACCATCGACATGCCGGCCGTGCACGCGCGCAAAGACAAGATGATCTCGGGCCTCACCGGCGGCATCGAGATGCTGTTCAAGAAGAACAAGATCGACTGGATCAAGGGCACCGCCCGCCTCACCGGCAAGCAGGGCGTGGAGGTCACGCTGCACGACGGCGGCAAGCAGCAACTCACCGCGGCCAAGGAGATCATCGTCGCCACCGGCTCGGCGGCGCGCAGCGTCCCCGGCATCGAGGTCGATCGCCAGCGGATCATCTTCAGCGACGAAGCCATTCACCTGCCCTACGTCCCCAAGTCGATTGCCATCATGGGCAGCGGCGCGGTGGGCGTGGAGTTCGCGTCGATCTTCAGGAGCTACGGCAGCGAGGTCACCGTCATCGAGCTGCTGCCGCGGGTGGTGCCGGGTGAAGACGAGGCGGTGTCGGCCGAACTCGAGCGCGCGTTCAAGAAGCGCGGCATCAAGGTGATGACCGGCTCGAAGGTCACCTCCGCCAAGGCGGGCGCCAAGGGCGTCGACATCGACGTGCAGAGCGGTGATGGCAAGTCGCAGAAGCTGAGCTTCGACCTGCTGCTCGTGGCCACCGGCCGCGGCCCGGTCACCGAAGGCCTCGGCGCGGAAGCGCTCGGCATCAAGATGGACCGCGGCTATGTGGTAGTGGATTCGCTGTTCAAGACCAGCGTCCCCGGCATCTCGGCCATCGGCGACGTCATCACCATGGGCGGGCCGCACTACCAGCTCGCGCACGTGTCATCGATGGAAGGCGTCCTGCTCGCGGAGCGGATTGCCGGCCACGCCGTGCAGCCCATCAACTACGACCACGTGCCGCGCTGCACCTACAGCGATCCGGAAATCGGCAGCGTCGGCCTCACCGAAGCGCAGGCCAAGGAGCAGGGCCACGAGGTCCGCATTGGCACGTTTCCGTTCCGCGCCCTGGCGCGCGCCCGCATGGCGGGTGAGACCGACGGCTTCGTGAAGATCGTCGCCGAAAAGAAATACGACGAGATCCTGGGCGTCCACATCATCGGCCCGCGCGCCACCGAAGTGGTGGCCGAGGCGGTGATGGCGCTGCGCATGGAAGTGACCGTCGAAGAACTGGTCAGGACCATCCACGCGCACCCGACCATGTCGGAGGCCGTGCTCGAAGCGGCGCACGCGGCGCACGGAGCCGCCATTCATATTTAGGGCCTGAGGCCTGGGGCGTCCGAGCCTGTAACTTGAGAAGTAACTATGTCTACACCGGTAGTAATGCCCCAGATGGGCGAGTCGATTGCGGAAGGCACCATCGTCCGCTGGATCAAGAAGGTCGGCGACGCGGTGGACCGCGACGAGCCGCTGTTCGAGATTTCAACCGACAAGGTTGACGCCGAGATCCCGTCGCCCGCCGCCGGCGTGCTGATGTCGATCGCGGTGAAGGAAGGCGAGACGGTCCCGGTCAACAGCGTCGTCGCGACCATTGGCGCCGCGGGCGAGATGGTGGAAGCGCCGGCTGCACTTGCTGCACCTGCCGCAGCTACTGCATCCGCGGCACCAGCGGCACCAGCGGCACCTGACGCACCTGATGCACCTGATGCACCCGACGCACCCGGTGACCGCCAGAAGTCTTCGCCGCTGGTCCGTCGCATTGCCAAGGAACACAACGTGGACATCAGCCGGATCCACGGATCGGGCATCGGTGGCCGCGTCACCAAGCAGGACATCCTCGGCTTCATCGACAGCGGTGCGGCCGCGGTCCCGGCGGCGCCGGCGGTTGCCCGGCCCGCCCAGGAACACCCCTCGACGCCGGTGGTGCGGGCGGCCGGCGACACCGTTGTCCCAATGTCGGTGATGCGCAAGAAGATCGCCGAGCACATGGTGGTCAGCAAGCGCACCTCGGCGCACGTCTACTCGGTGTTCGAGGTGAACTATTCGCGCGTCGATCAGATCCGGAAGGCGAAGAAAGACGAGTTCGAACGGTCGGGCGCGAAGCTCACGTTCACGTCCTTCATCGCCAAGGTGGTGGTCGATTGCCTGCGCCGGCACAAGGTCATCAACGCCTCCATCGACGGCGACAACATCATCTACCGCAGCGACATCAACCTCGGCATTGCCGTGGCGCTTGAGAACGGGCTGATCGTGCCGGTGGTGAAGGCCGCTGGTGAGAAGAACACGCTCGGCCTGTCCAAGGCGATCCAGGACATCGCGGAGCGCGCCCGCGCGAAGAAGCTCAATCCCGAGGAAGTGCACGGCGGCACCTTCACCATCACCAACCCCGGCAACTTCGGCGCGCAGTTCGGCCTGCCGATCATCAACCAGCCGCAGGTCGCCATCCTCGGCGTTGGCGCCATCGAGAAGCGCCCGGTGGTGATCGACGATGCGATTGCGATTCGGTTGATGGGCTTCCTGACGCTGGGCTACGACCACCGGCTGGTGGACGGCGCGGTGGCCGATCAGTTCATGGCTGACGTCAAGAAGGGCATCGAGACCTTCGACCCGGCACAGGTGTGACACCGCTCCAGGTCCGGCGGCTCGGCGTGGTCCCGTACGCGGACGCGCTCGAGCTGCAACGCGGGCTGGTCGAAGACCGCAAGACCGGGCGCATTCCCGACACGCTGTTGCTCCTGCAGCATCCGCATGTCCTGACCATCGGCGTGAAGAAGGATGGCCGGCGGCACATCCTGGCGGCGCCCGACCTGCTGGCCGCGCGCGGCGTCGAGGTGTTCGAGACCGGCCGCGGCGGCGACGTCACGTATCACGGGCCCGGCCAGCTGGTGGGCTATCCAATCATCGACTTGAATCCGGACCGGCGCGACGTGCACCGCTATGTCCGCGATCTCGAGGAGGTCATGATCCGCGTGTGCGCCGACTACGGCGTGGTGGCCGATCGCGTGACGGGGATGAGCGGGGCCTGGATCGGCGACGCGAAGATCGGCGCCATCGGCGTCCGCATTTCGCGCTGGGTCACCAGCCACGGCTTCGCCTTCAACGTCACGACCGACCTCGACTTCTTCAACCTCATCGTTCCCTGCGGCATCGCCGACCGCGCCGTCACCTCCCTGGCCGCCCAAACCGGCCGTGCCGTTGAGCTCGACGAGGTCGAAGATCGCTTTATCCGCCATTTGTCGGAAGTCTTCGCGCGCGAACCGCTCTAGCAGCTAGCGGAGGGTCGTTTCGTAGCGCACGCGGTCGCGTGTGGATAGCGCCGGCGCCACCACCGTTGCAATGCCCGATGGCTGAAGGGTCACGGGCATCATCGACGAGCGGCCCGGCGTGCCTTCGTCTCGCGTCACGGCCACCAGCGCCATGTGGAGGCGCGGCGATCGCGTGATCGCGGTGCGAATGATGCGGGTGGCGGCCGCCGCCAGCGCATAGGGGCCGGGCGGCCACAGGCGCGCCACCCGCGCGTCGAGCCGGGCCAGCTGTGCGGCCGACAGCACGCGCGGGATGGTGCGCCCGCCGATCGCCGCTTCATCCCACGGCACGATCACCTGGTGCGGGGGCCGGCCCAGCACCGACAGCGAGATGTCCGACGGTGCCGCGTTCGCTTCGAGCGCGGTGATGGCGGTGACCGCGGATCGCAAGGCTTCGGCGCCGGTGCCGAACAGCCTCGTCCGCGGGATGCCGAGTTCGTTCACGCCGCGCTCGACCAGCCCGGACTGGGCGGCACCGGCGCAGAGCAAGGGCGCCGACTGGTTGAGTCCCGCCACCCGTCTCAGGAGCGCGAGCCCCGCCTCGTCTTGCCACTCGCCGCCGGGCTGCCCCGCGCGATCGGCGAACACGATCATGGCGGCGCCCACCACGGCGGCGACGTCGTTGGTGCCCGCCATCACCGTGTGATACCGGTCCACCGGCCCCGATTGCGCCACGTCCAGGGCCTTGCCCTCGGCGACCGTGCCCAGATCGTCCACCAGGACGATTCGCGACACCAGGTCAGTGGCGGCCAGCTGGCGCGCAAAAGCGCTACCGATTTCCCCGGCCCCCAGAATCACGACAGTCGGCACGCGGACTATTCTATAGGCATGGCACGAGTCACCTTGGTCACCGGCGGCACGCGGGGCATCGGCTACGCGCTGGCGGAAGCGCTCCTCCGGCACGGCGATCAGGTGGCCATCACCGGTACCTCCAGCGACAGCGTGGTGCGTGCGGAGCGCGCCCTGGCCACGGCCGGCGGCGATGCCGGCCGCGTGGCGGGCATTGTCTGCGACGTTCGCGACCCGGCGTCGGCGGAGCTCGCGGTGCGGACCGCCGCCGCCCGATTCGGCGGACTCGATGCGCTGGTCAACAATGCCGGTGTCGGCGTCGGCGTGCCGATCTCGGAGATGCCGCACGATGAATGGGACCGCATCATCGGCACCAACCTCACCGGCGTGTTCAACTGCTGCAAGGCGGCCATTCCCGTGCTGCGCGAGCGCGGCGGCGGCTGGATCGTGAACGTCAGCAGCCTCGCCAGCAAGAACCCTTTCGTTGGCGGCGCCGCCTACTGCGCGTCGAAAGCCGGGTTGAACGCGTTCAGCGAAGCGCTGATGCAGGAACTGCGCGGCGACAACATCCGCGTCACTTACATCCTGCCCGGTTCGGTGGCGACCGGGTTCTCGGGCCGTGAAGAGACGACCGGCGCGGACTGGAAGCTCCAACCGGAAGATGTGGCACAAGCCATCGTCGACGTGCTGAACCATCCCGGCCGCAGCCTGCCGAGCCGCGTCGAGATCCGTCCCTCGAAGCCGCAGAAGAGCTAAGTGATCGCCAACCGCTACGAGCCGCTGGAAGTGGCGCCGCCGGGCGCGGCGGTCAAGGCGCGCGACATGCAGACGGCGCAGACCGTGATGCTGCGGCCGGTGATGCGTCTCGACGAACGGCTGCGCGGCATCTTTCACCCGTCGCTGGTCACCATCTTCGACATCGTGCACGACGGGTCGGCGACGTTCGCCGCGTGCGAGTTCGTGCTCGGCCGCAGCTTGCGCCTGATCATGGGCGGCCAGCCATTCAACGGCCGCCGCGCCTCGGAGATTGTCGCGGAGATCTCAGACGGTGTCGCGGAGCTTCACGCGCGGGGCATTCACCACGGCGCCATCACCATCGACACCGTGTTGCTGACGACGAAGGGCAAGTCGAAGTTGGATCTGGTGCACGCCGTGGCGTCCACCGAGGCCACCGACCTCGATCACCTGCGCGGGTTGCTGGCGGACCTGACCCACATTCGCCCGCCGGCGCCCGAACTGGCCTCGGTTGACTCCGCCGCCCTGTTGGCGGCGAAGCTGCGCGCCTGGCCTAGCTGATGGTGAACAGCCATTTCGGCAGGTCCACGTTGCTGCCGCTGATCATCGTCAC is from Vicinamibacterales bacterium and encodes:
- the queF gene encoding preQ(1) synthase, coding for MSTASTIETFPNPRPEREFEIAIDCPEFTSMCPKTGLPDFGVIRIRYVPDARCIELKSLKYYLLEFRNKGIFYEAATNQILDDLVGACAPRRMTVVGDFTARGGITTKVTAEYARP
- a CDS encoding HU family DNA-binding protein encodes the protein MDEARRMGKSELFSHFAERFDIKRTQSREFFDELAILCEKELKRTGEFVIPGMVKLVVQHRKARTGRNPATGQPIEIAPKTVVKARIVKQLKDAILPKKAK
- a CDS encoding sigma-54 dependent transcriptional regulator; this encodes MSVRRKTVLVIDAQDEARERLSQTLRRDYRVIRASSAEAGLALMDREDVDVLVADMQLPALAGLDLLQVVRENFPLVEVIMTSTAPDVDGAVSAIKLGAYHFLTKDADPDVFRALVRHAGERQDLNRHVLTLQDAAGEAGGRDFITGPSTALKDVLETVHKVAKLSATVLILGESGTGKELLARLLHRESANPEAAFVAVNLAAIPRELVESTLFGHEKGAFTGAVQQRIGKFELANGGTLFLDEIGDLKSDLQAKLLRAIQEGEVERVGGTRPVRTAFRLIAATHVDLERAVKDGTFREDLFYRINVIPVRLPPLRERIDDIPVLADFFLRRYSARFHKPVRGIAESTLRMLSHYWWPGNIRELENLIERLVAVSDHEWITDEDLPFEFHVVELDRTKSDTSLLDRALGTFERNFLVRALERNAWNVTQTARYLGVPLSTLKFKMERLEIRELARKIKK
- the lpdA gene encoding dihydrolipoyl dehydrogenase; translation: MANAYDVVVVGAGTGGYVAAIRAAQLGLKVAVVEKQKALGGTCLIWGCIPTKALLEHAHALKVAQGAKEWGLLGVDGAAVTIDMPAVHARKDKMISGLTGGIEMLFKKNKIDWIKGTARLTGKQGVEVTLHDGGKQQLTAAKEIIVATGSAARSVPGIEVDRQRIIFSDEAIHLPYVPKSIAIMGSGAVGVEFASIFRSYGSEVTVIELLPRVVPGEDEAVSAELERAFKKRGIKVMTGSKVTSAKAGAKGVDIDVQSGDGKSQKLSFDLLLVATGRGPVTEGLGAEALGIKMDRGYVVVDSLFKTSVPGISAIGDVITMGGPHYQLAHVSSMEGVLLAERIAGHAVQPINYDHVPRCTYSDPEIGSVGLTEAQAKEQGHEVRIGTFPFRALARARMAGETDGFVKIVAEKKYDEILGVHIIGPRATEVVAEAVMALRMEVTVEELVRTIHAHPTMSEAVLEAAHAAHGAAIHI
- a CDS encoding dihydrolipoamide acetyltransferase family protein; protein product: MSTPVVMPQMGESIAEGTIVRWIKKVGDAVDRDEPLFEISTDKVDAEIPSPAAGVLMSIAVKEGETVPVNSVVATIGAAGEMVEAPAALAAPAAATASAAPAAPAAPDAPDAPDAPDAPGDRQKSSPLVRRIAKEHNVDISRIHGSGIGGRVTKQDILGFIDSGAAAVPAAPAVARPAQEHPSTPVVRAAGDTVVPMSVMRKKIAEHMVVSKRTSAHVYSVFEVNYSRVDQIRKAKKDEFERSGAKLTFTSFIAKVVVDCLRRHKVINASIDGDNIIYRSDINLGIAVALENGLIVPVVKAAGEKNTLGLSKAIQDIAERARAKKLNPEEVHGGTFTITNPGNFGAQFGLPIINQPQVAILGVGAIEKRPVVIDDAIAIRLMGFLTLGYDHRLVDGAVADQFMADVKKGIETFDPAQV
- the lipB gene encoding lipoyl(octanoyl) transferase LipB, giving the protein MTPLQVRRLGVVPYADALELQRGLVEDRKTGRIPDTLLLLQHPHVLTIGVKKDGRRHILAAPDLLAARGVEVFETGRGGDVTYHGPGQLVGYPIIDLNPDRRDVHRYVRDLEEVMIRVCADYGVVADRVTGMSGAWIGDAKIGAIGVRISRWVTSHGFAFNVTTDLDFFNLIVPCGIADRAVTSLAAQTGRAVELDEVEDRFIRHLSEVFAREPL
- a CDS encoding SDR family oxidoreductase; translated protein: MARVTLVTGGTRGIGYALAEALLRHGDQVAITGTSSDSVVRAERALATAGGDAGRVAGIVCDVRDPASAELAVRTAAARFGGLDALVNNAGVGVGVPISEMPHDEWDRIIGTNLTGVFNCCKAAIPVLRERGGGWIVNVSSLASKNPFVGGAAYCASKAGLNAFSEALMQELRGDNIRVTYILPGSVATGFSGREETTGADWKLQPEDVAQAIVDVLNHPGRSLPSRVEIRPSKPQKS